In one Cellulomonas sp. JZ18 genomic region, the following are encoded:
- a CDS encoding DUF58 domain-containing protein, with protein sequence MPHRSRLALVRARLDLPTVRRATGLLEGRHRAVWKGHGDEVDDLHAYTPGDDVGDIDWRASARSAQPVVKRYVATSNLSVVLVVDTGRHMTATAAGGERKDVVAQLVADVVAHLSHRRGDRVGLVAGDAGRVLELPPRAGSTHLEVLLRRVERTFDPAAPEGDLARLLDRVLRRTARRSLVVVVTDEARPTEADARALARVRTRHEVLVVQVADADLFGPGLGAAPGTVAGASDARERGRPVHAPRAVRAVRDVVSGWTLPAYLRGRRRVQEAVAQARVERHAAVRARLRRVGVEAVTVESTHDVLDEMSALLGRARRARG encoded by the coding sequence ATGCCGCACCGCTCCCGCCTCGCGCTCGTGCGCGCGCGCCTCGACCTGCCCACGGTGCGCCGCGCCACCGGGCTCCTCGAGGGACGCCACCGCGCGGTGTGGAAGGGCCACGGCGACGAGGTCGACGACCTGCACGCGTACACGCCCGGGGACGACGTCGGCGACATCGACTGGCGGGCGTCGGCGCGGTCCGCGCAGCCGGTGGTCAAGCGGTACGTGGCGACGTCGAACCTGTCGGTCGTGCTCGTGGTCGACACCGGGCGGCACATGACCGCCACCGCGGCGGGCGGGGAGCGCAAGGACGTCGTCGCGCAGCTCGTCGCGGACGTCGTCGCGCACCTGTCGCACCGCCGCGGGGACCGCGTGGGGCTGGTCGCCGGGGACGCGGGCCGGGTCCTGGAGCTGCCGCCGCGCGCGGGCTCCACGCACCTGGAGGTGCTGCTGCGCCGCGTCGAGCGCACGTTCGACCCGGCGGCCCCCGAGGGCGACCTGGCGCGCCTGCTCGACCGGGTGCTGCGGCGCACGGCGCGGCGCTCGCTCGTCGTCGTCGTCACCGACGAGGCCCGCCCGACGGAGGCCGACGCGCGCGCGCTCGCCCGGGTGCGGACGCGCCACGAGGTGCTGGTCGTGCAGGTCGCGGACGCCGACCTGTTCGGCCCGGGCCTCGGGGCGGCGCCCGGGACGGTGGCGGGGGCGTCGGACGCCCGCGAGCGCGGCCGGCCCGTGCACGCGCCCCGTGCGGTGCGCGCGGTCCGCGACGTGGTGAGCGGCTGGACCCTGCCCGCGTACCTGCGCGGCCGCCGCCGCGTGCAGGAGGCGGTGGCGCAGGCCCGGGTGGAGCGGCACGCGGCCGTCCGCGCCCGGCTGCGTCGGGTGGGCGTCGAGGCCGTCACGGTGGAGTCGACGCACGACGTGCTGGACGAGATGTCCGCGCTGCTGGGGAGGGCCCGCCGTGCCCGCGGGTGA
- a CDS encoding HAD hydrolase family protein, protein MDGSLLDDAKRVHPTFWPLLDLLLARGVTVCPASGRQYATLRRDLGRDDLVYLAENGALVVREGRTLAVDGLDLAVARDVVQRVRAAAATLDIGVVLCGERSAYVERTDEPFLAQCAPYYALLETVEDLTAVDDTVLKVAVYDFGAAETGIGPALASFADVARVLVSGEHWADVMSPTADKGTALRAVQAALGVGPEHTMAFGDFFNDVGMLAAADWSFAMANGHPEVRAGARFTAPSNAENGVVRTVASVLRLDVPGLDAP, encoded by the coding sequence ATGGACGGCTCGCTGCTGGACGACGCCAAGCGCGTGCACCCCACGTTCTGGCCGCTGCTCGACCTGCTGCTCGCCCGCGGCGTGACGGTGTGCCCGGCGAGCGGCCGCCAGTACGCGACCCTGCGCCGCGACCTGGGGCGCGACGACCTCGTGTACCTGGCGGAGAACGGGGCGCTCGTCGTGCGCGAGGGCCGCACCCTCGCCGTCGACGGCCTCGACCTCGCGGTGGCGCGGGACGTCGTGCAGCGCGTGCGGGCCGCCGCCGCCACGCTCGACATCGGCGTCGTCCTGTGCGGCGAGCGCAGCGCGTACGTCGAGCGGACGGACGAGCCGTTCCTCGCGCAGTGCGCGCCGTACTACGCGCTGCTGGAGACGGTCGAGGACCTGACGGCGGTCGACGACACGGTCCTCAAGGTCGCGGTGTACGACTTCGGCGCCGCCGAGACGGGCATCGGCCCGGCGCTCGCGTCGTTCGCCGACGTCGCGCGCGTGCTCGTCTCCGGCGAGCACTGGGCGGACGTCATGAGCCCGACGGCGGACAAGGGCACCGCCCTGCGGGCCGTCCAGGCGGCGCTCGGCGTCGGGCCCGAGCACACGATGGCGTTCGGCGACTTCTTCAACGACGTCGGCATGCTCGCCGCGGCGGACTGGTCGTTCGCGATGGCGAACGGCCACCCCGAGGTGCGCGCCGGCGCGCGGTTCACGGCGCCGTCCAACGCGGAGAACGGCGTGGTCCGCACGGTCGCGTCGGTGCTGCGCCTGGACGTCCCCGGCCTCGACGCCCCCTGA
- a CDS encoding PQQ-binding-like beta-propeller repeat protein, which translates to MVQRGNRADVELVEDDEPSARVGATSDAGPGTGRRTARPGRRRLVLAAAAVVVVLVAAQVVSDARERAVLAGLRALPGVLAPVPDALDVRWRTPGDRLPLAVLGTGSALVGVRSTPAGTELAALDPATGADAWALPLTAPPAGARDALGTPVPWCSGSPAPPDALPERVACLATDAWQRDAGLVPQDVPATTSRLVLVDTADGSVVADHVVDAAPGVPATSLALLGDVAVLAHPVADGLLVRAVDATTGAARWTREAAGGSGATALRSTDGGVLVPAPDGLELVDASGTVLRRVPLPPDARADVLWQPDGTPRAVLDAGGPWYLVGRARDVVLPGPPVHVAVDDGRAGPLVLATSEHGLHAVDGTTGDERWAAPVPGVHRALVLRGRVHAVTEEGVTTYDARTGEVVWARERPATEVWGGSVMTDGRDLLVPVADASTGEVLRLDRLALPDGRVGGTVRVPPGLALVTTAGGLLTGWDLAGDGLVALG; encoded by the coding sequence ATGGTGCAGCGCGGCAACCGGGCCGACGTGGAGCTGGTCGAGGACGACGAGCCCTCCGCCCGCGTCGGGGCGACCTCGGACGCCGGCCCGGGCACCGGGCGTCGCACCGCCCGCCCGGGCCGACGCCGGCTCGTGCTCGCGGCCGCCGCGGTGGTCGTCGTGCTCGTGGCCGCGCAGGTCGTGTCGGACGCCCGGGAGCGCGCCGTGCTGGCCGGGCTGCGTGCCCTGCCCGGCGTGCTCGCGCCCGTCCCCGACGCCCTCGACGTGCGGTGGCGCACCCCGGGCGACCGCCTCCCGCTGGCGGTGCTCGGCACCGGCAGCGCGCTGGTCGGCGTGCGTTCGACCCCGGCCGGCACGGAGCTCGCCGCCCTCGACCCGGCGACGGGCGCGGACGCCTGGGCGCTCCCGCTGACCGCGCCGCCCGCCGGGGCCCGGGACGCCCTCGGCACGCCCGTGCCGTGGTGCTCGGGCTCGCCCGCACCCCCGGACGCCCTCCCGGAGCGCGTCGCCTGCCTCGCGACCGACGCGTGGCAGCGGGACGCCGGGCTCGTCCCGCAGGACGTGCCCGCGACGACGTCGCGCCTCGTGCTGGTCGACACCGCCGACGGCTCCGTCGTCGCCGACCACGTCGTCGACGCCGCCCCCGGTGTCCCCGCCACGTCGCTGGCCCTGCTCGGGGACGTGGCCGTGCTCGCCCACCCCGTCGCGGACGGCCTGCTCGTGCGGGCCGTCGACGCCACGACCGGGGCCGCCCGGTGGACCCGCGAGGCGGCCGGCGGCAGCGGCGCGACCGCGCTGCGGTCGACCGACGGCGGCGTCCTGGTGCCGGCGCCCGACGGCCTCGAGCTCGTGGACGCCTCGGGCACGGTGCTGCGCCGCGTCCCCCTGCCCCCGGACGCGAGGGCCGACGTGCTGTGGCAGCCCGACGGCACGCCGCGGGCCGTCCTCGACGCGGGCGGCCCCTGGTACCTCGTCGGCCGTGCACGCGACGTCGTGCTGCCCGGCCCGCCCGTCCACGTGGCCGTCGACGACGGTCGCGCGGGGCCGCTCGTGCTCGCCACGTCGGAGCACGGGCTGCACGCCGTCGACGGGACCACGGGCGACGAGCGCTGGGCCGCCCCCGTCCCGGGCGTGCACCGGGCCCTCGTCCTGCGCGGCCGGGTGCACGCGGTGACCGAGGAGGGCGTCACGACGTACGACGCGCGGACGGGCGAGGTCGTGTGGGCCCGCGAGCGCCCCGCGACCGAGGTCTGGGGCGGTTCCGTCATGACGGACGGGCGCGACCTGCTCGTCCCCGTCGCGGACGCGTCCACCGGCGAGGTGCTGCGCCTCGACCGGCTCGCCCTGCCCGACGGGCGCGTCGGCGGGACGGTCCGCGTCCCGCCCGGCCTCGCGCTGGTGACCACGGCCGGCGGCCTGCTGACCGGCTGGGACCTCGCCGGCGACGGCCTCGTCGCGCTGGGCTGA
- a CDS encoding FABP family protein, with the protein MWSTESGYWRVPPERPEGLPDEQHPVELLLADPSGHVSVFVGSVGNGRIDLVSDLVAHTATGAPVNAGKRLYGMVNGELMWAHDLAAFGHPLQSYASGRLQRVEG; encoded by the coding sequence GTGTGGTCCACGGAGTCCGGGTACTGGCGCGTGCCGCCCGAGCGCCCCGAGGGCCTGCCCGACGAGCAGCACCCCGTCGAGCTCCTGCTCGCCGACCCCTCGGGCCACGTCTCGGTCTTCGTCGGGTCGGTCGGCAACGGCCGCATCGACCTCGTCTCCGACCTCGTCGCGCACACCGCCACGGGCGCTCCCGTGAACGCGGGCAAGCGCCTGTACGGGATGGTCAACGGCGAGCTCATGTGGGCGCACGACCTGGCGGCCTTCGGGCACCCGCTGCAGTCGTACGCCTCGGGGCGCCTGCAGCGCGTGGAGGGCTGA
- the dtd gene encoding D-aminoacyl-tRNA deacylase, giving the protein MRAVVQRVTRAAVRVDGEVVGEITRPGLVALVGVTPGDGPAQVDVVARKIAELRILRDERSALDEGAPVLVVSQFTLYADVRKGRRPTWNAAAPGPVAEPLVDAVVAALRGRGLEVATGRFGADMQVELVNDGPVTILVESAPGG; this is encoded by the coding sequence GTGAGGGCCGTCGTCCAGCGCGTGACCCGAGCCGCCGTGCGGGTCGACGGCGAGGTGGTCGGCGAGATCACGAGGCCCGGGCTGGTCGCGCTGGTCGGCGTCACGCCCGGGGACGGCCCGGCGCAGGTCGACGTCGTCGCCCGCAAGATCGCCGAGCTGCGGATCCTGCGCGACGAGCGCTCGGCGCTCGACGAGGGCGCGCCCGTCCTCGTCGTCAGCCAGTTCACGCTCTACGCCGACGTGCGCAAGGGGCGGCGTCCCACGTGGAACGCCGCCGCCCCGGGACCCGTCGCGGAGCCGCTCGTCGACGCGGTCGTCGCGGCGCTGCGCGGACGCGGGCTGGAGGTGGCGACCGGGCGCTTCGGCGCCGACATGCAGGTCGAGCTCGTGAACGACGGCCCGGTGACGATCCTCGTGGAGTCGGCCCCCGGGGGCTGA
- a CDS encoding HAD-IA family hydrolase, with protein MATTDGPAPGGARRGARVVLLDVDGVLRHWHDAPVAAVERRAGLAPGTLVATAHALPEYELGVRGRVTFDDWCRATARALAPRIGADAADAVVADWRRYRGDVDGRMVDLVREVAARVPVALLSNAHDCLRADLAGHGVDHLFAHVVCSAEVGVAKPDPAIYAVAAEAVGERPEDCAFVDDRPENVDAARAVGMRAHLFRDVGTCAAFLRAAVASGGDARGG; from the coding sequence ATGGCGACGACGGACGGACCTGCACCCGGTGGGGCACGGCGCGGCGCGCGGGTCGTCCTGCTCGACGTCGACGGTGTGCTGCGGCACTGGCACGACGCACCGGTGGCGGCCGTCGAACGGCGTGCGGGGCTCGCACCCGGCACGCTCGTGGCGACCGCGCACGCGCTGCCGGAGTACGAGCTGGGCGTGCGGGGACGCGTGACGTTCGACGACTGGTGCCGCGCCACCGCACGGGCCCTGGCGCCCCGGATCGGGGCCGACGCCGCCGACGCCGTCGTCGCCGACTGGCGCCGCTACCGGGGCGACGTGGACGGGCGCATGGTCGACCTGGTGCGGGAGGTCGCCGCGCGCGTCCCGGTCGCGCTGCTGTCCAACGCGCACGACTGCCTGCGCGCGGACCTCGCCGGGCACGGGGTGGACCACCTGTTCGCGCACGTCGTGTGCTCCGCCGAGGTGGGCGTGGCGAAGCCGGACCCGGCGATCTACGCGGTCGCGGCCGAGGCGGTCGGCGAGCGGCCCGAGGACTGCGCCTTCGTGGACGACCGGCCGGAGAACGTCGACGCGGCCCGCGCGGTCGGCATGCGGGCGCACCTGTTCCGCGACGTCGGCACGTGCGCGGCGTTCCTGCGTGCGGCGGTCGCGTCCGGCGGGGACGCCCGGGGCGGCTGA
- a CDS encoding macro domain-containing protein codes for MRVEAVEGDITREHVDVVVNAANTSLLGGGGVDGAIHAAAGPGLLAACRELRRTVLPDGLPVGDAVATPGFDLPARWVVHTVGLNRHAGETDPRLLTSCFVRSLDVAAGLGAASVAFPAVGAGVYGWDADEVARVAVAAVRTWGTGTARRTARGTARGTARPGRRTRPASASCASCCSPRGCAPRSSAPWARRRPRPRLARMADVLPALPEDDLRRVLCVVAHPDDLEYGASCAVARWTGRGVEVAYLLLTRGEAGMDASPPAETGALRSREQVAAGAAVGVTQVDLLDHPDGVLEPSLALRRDVAAAVRRFRPDTVLTGTWEEEVGWGLNQADHRAAGLATLDGVRDAGNRWVFTDLLDAGLEPWGVRRLLVHGHTRPTHAVDVTGEPLRRGIASLEAHAAYLAGLPWHPAPADFIPMMTAEGGRAAGVEHAVLLRCHDLQG; via the coding sequence ATGCGGGTCGAGGCGGTCGAGGGTGACATCACGCGCGAGCACGTCGACGTGGTCGTGAACGCGGCGAACACGTCCCTGCTGGGCGGCGGCGGTGTGGACGGCGCGATCCACGCGGCCGCGGGCCCGGGCCTGCTCGCGGCGTGCCGAGAGCTGCGCCGCACGGTGCTGCCGGACGGGCTCCCCGTGGGGGACGCCGTCGCCACACCGGGGTTCGACCTGCCCGCGCGGTGGGTCGTGCACACCGTCGGCTTGAACCGGCACGCCGGCGAGACGGACCCGCGGCTGCTGACGTCGTGCTTCGTGCGCTCGCTCGACGTGGCCGCCGGGCTGGGCGCCGCGAGCGTCGCGTTCCCGGCCGTCGGGGCGGGCGTGTACGGCTGGGACGCCGACGAGGTCGCGCGCGTGGCCGTCGCGGCGGTGCGGACCTGGGGCACGGGGACGGCGCGGCGGACGGCACGGGGCACGGCACGCGGGACGGCACGGCCGGGTCGGCGCACGCGACCGGCGTCCGCGTCGTGCGCTTCGTGCTGTTCTCCCCGCGGGTGCGCGCCGCGTTCGAGCGCGCCCTGGGCGCGGCGTCGCCCGAGGCCTAGGCTCGCCCGCATGGCCGACGTGCTGCCCGCGCTGCCCGAGGACGACCTGCGGCGCGTGCTGTGCGTCGTCGCCCACCCCGACGACCTGGAGTACGGCGCCTCCTGCGCGGTGGCCCGGTGGACGGGCCGCGGCGTCGAGGTCGCGTACCTGCTGCTCACGCGCGGGGAGGCGGGGATGGACGCGTCCCCGCCGGCCGAGACGGGGGCGCTGCGCTCGCGTGAGCAGGTCGCGGCCGGGGCCGCCGTCGGGGTGACGCAGGTCGACCTCCTCGACCACCCGGACGGCGTGCTCGAGCCGTCGCTCGCGCTGCGGCGGGACGTCGCCGCCGCCGTGCGCCGGTTCCGCCCGGACACGGTGCTGACCGGCACGTGGGAGGAGGAGGTCGGCTGGGGGCTCAACCAGGCCGACCACCGCGCTGCGGGCCTCGCGACGCTGGACGGCGTGCGGGACGCCGGCAACCGGTGGGTCTTCACGGACCTGCTCGACGCGGGGCTGGAGCCGTGGGGCGTGCGCCGGCTGCTCGTGCACGGGCACACGCGGCCCACGCACGCGGTGGACGTGACCGGGGAGCCGCTGCGGCGCGGCATCGCGTCGCTGGAGGCGCACGCCGCGTACCTCGCGGGGCTGCCGTGGCACCCCGCGCCGGCCGACTTCATCCCGATGATGACCGCCGAGGGCGGCCGCGCCGCGGGCGTCGAGCACGCCGTCCTGCTGCGCTGCCACGACCTGCAGGGCTGA
- a CDS encoding FUSC family protein, whose amino-acid sequence MGASASSLRGAAALRVHLASRVRAGRARVRASWWLVLQASVAAGLAFAVGRYVVGHEYPFFAPVAAWVSLGFSRDRSLRRVAELAAGVAIGVAAGDLVVHLIGSGPWQMALVLFLAALLGRFLDAGPMLTTQAGVQAIVIVGLPSFAGRARSTAGSTPWWAAVWRSRSRC is encoded by the coding sequence GTGGGGGCGTCGGCGTCGTCGCTGCGGGGCGCCGCCGCGCTGCGCGTCCACCTGGCGTCCCGGGTGCGGGCCGGACGGGCGCGCGTGCGGGCGTCGTGGTGGCTGGTGCTGCAGGCGTCGGTCGCCGCCGGCCTGGCGTTCGCCGTCGGGCGGTACGTGGTCGGGCACGAGTACCCGTTCTTCGCGCCCGTCGCCGCCTGGGTGTCGCTCGGCTTCTCCCGCGACCGGTCGCTGCGGCGCGTCGCGGAGCTCGCGGCCGGCGTCGCGATCGGGGTCGCCGCGGGCGACCTCGTGGTGCACCTGATCGGCTCCGGACCGTGGCAGATGGCCCTGGTGCTCTTCCTCGCCGCGCTGCTCGGCCGGTTCCTCGACGCGGGGCCGATGCTCACCACGCAGGCCGGCGTCCAGGCGATCGTCATCGTGGGCCTGCCGTCCTTCGCGGGGCGGGCCCGTTCGACCGCTGGGTCGACGCCGTGGTGGGCGGCGGTGTGGCGCTCGCGGTCGCGCTGCTGA
- a CDS encoding VWA domain-containing protein, which yields MVTGALPGVVTDAATTLTTAWTVPALVGLAAAALVAGLLWRSRGRATVWVANTAELRHVPALRWWRLRYHALRVALVLAVGAATFAAAVLVARPVVVEERTRELANRDIVLCLDVSGSMVEYDAAVVATFERLVDEFEGERVALSLFDSTSRTVFPLTDDYDLVREQLREARRVLEREGDADDVEAFFRGTEGLEGQASLIGDGLATCALLFDQFDTERSRSVVLATDNEPWGSPVYTLEGAAALTAERGGVVHGLYPDRDDATGPSGPRARMRLAVEGTGGVFAQASDPSAVPAILAQVQAAELVAMDADPERLVVDDSDPWVVLLYVAGLAALVLAWRVRA from the coding sequence GTGGTGACAGGCGCGCTGCCGGGCGTGGTGACGGACGCGGCGACGACGCTGACGACGGCGTGGACCGTCCCCGCGCTGGTCGGGCTCGCGGCCGCCGCGCTCGTCGCGGGTCTGCTGTGGCGCAGCCGCGGCCGGGCGACGGTGTGGGTCGCGAACACCGCGGAGCTGCGGCACGTGCCCGCGCTGCGCTGGTGGCGCCTGCGGTACCACGCGCTGCGCGTCGCCCTCGTGCTCGCCGTGGGGGCGGCGACGTTCGCGGCGGCGGTGCTCGTCGCGCGGCCCGTCGTCGTCGAGGAGCGCACGCGTGAGCTCGCGAACCGCGACATCGTGCTCTGCCTGGACGTCTCCGGCTCGATGGTCGAGTACGACGCCGCGGTGGTGGCGACCTTCGAGCGGCTCGTCGACGAGTTCGAGGGCGAGCGCGTCGCGCTGTCGCTGTTCGACTCGACGTCGCGCACGGTCTTCCCCCTCACGGACGACTACGACCTGGTCCGCGAGCAGCTGCGCGAGGCGCGGCGCGTGCTCGAGCGCGAGGGCGACGCGGACGACGTCGAGGCCTTCTTCCGGGGCACCGAGGGCCTGGAGGGGCAGGCGTCGCTCATCGGCGACGGGCTGGCCACGTGCGCGCTGCTCTTCGACCAGTTCGACACCGAGCGGTCGCGGTCCGTCGTGCTCGCGACCGACAACGAGCCGTGGGGCAGCCCGGTCTACACGCTCGAGGGGGCGGCTGCGCTGACCGCGGAGCGCGGCGGCGTCGTGCACGGCCTCTACCCCGACCGCGACGACGCGACGGGTCCCTCCGGCCCGCGTGCGCGCATGCGCCTGGCCGTCGAGGGCACCGGCGGCGTGTTCGCGCAGGCGTCCGACCCGTCCGCGGTGCCGGCGATCCTCGCGCAGGTGCAGGCCGCCGAGCTCGTCGCGATGGACGCGGACCCCGAGCGGCTCGTCGTCGACGACTCCGACCCGTGGGTCGTCCTGCTGTACGTCGCCGGCCTGGCGGCGCTCGTCCTGGCCTGGCGGGTGCGCGCATGA
- a CDS encoding asparaginase has product MTARTTPDVGTAAVPLALVRRGDLVESVHHGHVVVLAPDGSVRLALGDPEVVIWPRSSLKPVQAVAMLRHGLDVDGERLALVCASHNAEPGHLDVVRDLLATAGLTEDDLQNTPDWPLHAEAAFAWRTEGHAGSSLTQNCSGKHAGMLATCRAAGWDTATYRDPAHPLQRAVVQAVTDLTGDVPAHTTVDGCGAPLLSTTLTGLARAFGRVAAAAAGADDGPEARVGRAMAAHPWHVGGTGRDVTAVMGAVPGLVAKDGADGVYAAGLPDGGAVALKVADGGGRPRAVVLAAALAVAGVDPAPLRDVAATPVLGHGRPVGAVGATFGPAAGGTGGGAA; this is encoded by the coding sequence GTGACCGCGCGCACGACGCCCGACGTGGGGACCGCCGCGGTGCCGCTCGCGCTCGTGCGCCGGGGCGACCTCGTCGAGTCCGTGCACCACGGGCACGTCGTCGTGCTCGCGCCGGACGGGTCGGTGCGCCTCGCGCTCGGCGACCCCGAGGTCGTGATCTGGCCGCGGTCCTCCCTCAAGCCCGTGCAGGCCGTCGCGATGCTGCGCCACGGGCTCGACGTCGACGGCGAGCGCCTGGCGCTGGTCTGCGCGAGCCACAACGCCGAGCCCGGCCACCTGGACGTCGTGCGCGACCTGCTGGCGACGGCCGGGCTGACCGAGGACGACCTGCAGAACACCCCGGACTGGCCGCTGCACGCGGAGGCCGCGTTCGCCTGGCGCACCGAGGGGCACGCCGGGTCGTCCCTGACGCAGAACTGCTCCGGCAAGCACGCGGGGATGCTCGCGACGTGCCGGGCCGCCGGCTGGGACACCGCGACCTACCGTGACCCGGCCCACCCGCTGCAGCGCGCGGTCGTCCAGGCCGTGACGGACCTGACCGGGGACGTGCCGGCGCACACCACCGTCGACGGGTGCGGCGCGCCGCTGCTGTCGACGACGCTCACGGGGCTCGCGCGCGCGTTCGGGCGGGTCGCCGCCGCGGCGGCCGGCGCGGACGACGGGCCCGAGGCGCGCGTCGGCCGGGCGATGGCCGCGCACCCGTGGCACGTCGGCGGCACGGGGCGCGACGTCACGGCGGTCATGGGCGCCGTGCCGGGGCTCGTCGCGAAGGACGGGGCGGACGGCGTGTACGCCGCAGGACTGCCCGACGGGGGCGCCGTCGCGCTCAAGGTCGCGGACGGCGGCGGTCGCCCGCGGGCCGTGGTGCTCGCCGCCGCGCTGGCCGTCGCCGGTGTCGACCCGGCGCCGCTGCGCGACGTCGCGGCGACGCCCGTGCTGGGGCACGGCCGGCCCGTCGGGGCCGTCGGGGCGACGTTCGGGCCGGCTGCGGGCGGCACCGGCGGAGGCGCCGCGTGA
- a CDS encoding DUF2516 family protein, whose product MDVIGAAQVWLFLLFYLVIFGLSAWALVDCLRRPAGAFTAAGKRTRQFWTWVLVAATAVAFISIPPPLGLRLPFPSFLALVSAAAAIIYLVDVRPAVEPYSRRRGGRGPSRGGW is encoded by the coding sequence GTGGACGTCATCGGCGCGGCCCAGGTGTGGCTCTTCCTCCTCTTCTACCTGGTCATCTTCGGTCTGAGCGCGTGGGCGCTCGTGGACTGCCTGCGCCGTCCGGCGGGCGCCTTCACGGCGGCGGGCAAGCGGACGCGGCAGTTCTGGACGTGGGTGCTCGTGGCCGCGACCGCCGTCGCGTTCATCAGCATCCCGCCGCCGCTCGGCCTGCGGCTGCCGTTCCCCAGCTTCCTCGCGCTCGTCAGCGCGGCCGCGGCGATCATCTACCTCGTCGACGTGCGGCCCGCCGTCGAGCCCTACTCGCGTCGGCGCGGCGGGCGCGGCCCCTCCCGGGGCGGCTGGTGA
- a CDS encoding aldo/keto reductase, protein MQTRHIADVPVSAIGLGGMPMSIEGRPDRERSIATIHAALDAGVTLVDTADAYHLHADEVGHNEELIAEALRTWHGDTDAVLVATKGGHLRPGDGSWTVNGRPEYLRKAAQESARRLGVEAIGLYQFHRPDPEVPYAESVGAIAELLDAGTIRLAGISNANPEQIRQAQEILGGRLASVQNQYSPAFRSSQAELDLCAELGIAFLPWSPLGGIGKAGDLGESFAPFAEVAEAHGVSPQQVALAWELAQADVVVPIPGASRPASIQDSVLAADLQLTADELDRLNATA, encoded by the coding sequence ATGCAGACCCGACACATCGCCGACGTCCCCGTGAGCGCGATCGGCCTCGGCGGCATGCCGATGTCCATCGAGGGCCGCCCCGACCGCGAGCGCTCGATCGCCACGATCCACGCCGCGCTCGACGCCGGCGTCACCCTCGTCGACACCGCCGACGCCTACCACCTGCACGCCGACGAGGTCGGCCACAACGAGGAGCTCATCGCCGAGGCGCTGCGCACGTGGCACGGCGACACCGACGCCGTGCTCGTCGCCACGAAGGGCGGCCACCTGCGTCCGGGCGACGGCTCCTGGACGGTCAACGGCCGGCCGGAGTACCTGAGGAAGGCCGCGCAGGAGTCCGCCCGGCGCCTGGGCGTCGAGGCGATCGGCCTCTACCAGTTCCACCGCCCCGACCCGGAGGTGCCGTACGCCGAGTCCGTCGGCGCGATCGCCGAGCTGCTCGACGCGGGCACGATCCGCCTCGCCGGCATCTCGAACGCGAACCCGGAGCAGATCCGCCAGGCGCAGGAGATCCTCGGCGGGCGCCTCGCCTCGGTGCAGAACCAGTACTCCCCGGCGTTCCGGTCGTCCCAGGCCGAGCTCGACCTGTGCGCGGAGCTGGGCATCGCGTTCCTGCCGTGGAGCCCGCTGGGCGGCATCGGCAAGGCCGGCGACCTCGGCGAGTCCTTCGCACCGTTCGCGGAGGTGGCCGAGGCCCACGGCGTCAGCCCGCAGCAGGTCGCGCTCGCGTGGGAGCTCGCGCAGGCGGACGTCGTCGTCCCGATCCCCGGGGCGTCCCGCCCGGCCTCGATCCAGGACTCGGTCCTCGCGGCCGACCTGCAGCTGACGGCCGACGAGCTCGACCGCCTGAACGCGACCGCCTGA